From one Musa acuminata AAA Group cultivar baxijiao chromosome BXJ2-6, Cavendish_Baxijiao_AAA, whole genome shotgun sequence genomic stretch:
- the LOC135614991 gene encoding myosin-binding protein 3-like isoform X2: MAANKFATVLHRNSHRMALILAYAILEWALIILLLLNGFFAYLIARFADYFGLKPPCIFCSRVDHLFQSDEGRRRCALRDLICDEHAAEVAKLGYCGHHRRLAEAGEMCEDCSSSSRPVEVAVLSWMKRIEEGEKDLRCSCCDVVLESGFYSPYLLGRPSVGNVEYDQKGNLVNEFVVGDRKVLREDDALCQEKVESGELVSEDQADGRHEEEEEIEEKFGGMEAIGTIISEREVEEIETLIEFSDAGRLMEDASLELLIRYPENIHGEDRLFPVELIDSATMTNRHVAYASGKQDQGELGHAGDAIKVLDTGSIGEEREAVAFLGGGTDVFKVNSSGYGEMQQDDMPFDIGSIAEEEKELLSATEMADIVEVNSLRNDGVEQGVMVLDVGCIIEETTLASAVGSADVTKKNSSEDVSAEHQVVGLEYTICMSEEEKTLVSAGERADSEMEGGQQHAVTLDKRSISDEEITLTPFEESDDTIEENFSDVDRAQQNSMTLDLGIISAEEKVSSLHILEGDDILEQNSVVLSASEPTGECLSDHQVVDSLATPIITLKDAVVIQVESLMGEEDLPRTHAYEEENKLIDVETNCEISIGSEICDQEYMDHAHLHEPILMSENTQDQQTESYNEMTATDKVTETEAIMITVENPDHVDVVVSQENNEIEEERAPETPTSVDGIHGLHKRFLFGRRESGTESLDGSVASEFEGCETLAVDQLKAALKAERKALSALYAELEEERSAAAIAANQTMAMITRLQEEKAAMQMEALQYQRMMDEQSEYDQEALELLNELMIKREREKQDLEKELEVYRNKVLHYEAMERRRMTKHKINGKARTSASSSAEDSDDLSFEFQEGDEHTYSPDESNQNTPSDAVLISGTDQGTERHLITLEESLADFEEERRSILEQLRALESKLFTLDGEDSHDSKVIDHVSDQNGHVSNGHREPPGDDLHDYANGFSDELETNRKQPSERRNMGFKGKRLLPLFDAISNENEDDICTEEGAADASPETISNIAEEQKKLAIEEEVYNINERLHALEADREFLKNCIGSLKKGDKGIHLLQEILEHLRDLRDVELRAMNSYDALASLSA; this comes from the exons ATGGCGGCCAACAAATTCGCGACTGTATTGCACCGGAACAGCCACCGGATGGCGTTGATACTGGCATACGCGATCCTGGAATGGGCCCTCATCATCCTCCTCCTGCTCAACGGATTCTTCGCCTACCTTATCGCCCGGTTCGCCGACTACTTCGGCCTCAAGCCCCCCTGCATCTTCTGTTCGCGGGTGGACCACCTCTTCCAGTCCGATGAGGGCCGGCGGCGGTGCGCCCTCCGTGACCTCATCTGCGACGAGCACGCCGCTGAGGTCGCCAAGTTGGGTTACTGCGGCCACCACCGGCGGCTGGCGGAGGCCGGGGAGATGTGCGAGGACTGCTCCTCCTCGTCCCGACCCGTTGAGGTCGCCGTCCTTTCATGGATGAAGCGGATTGAGGAGGGGGAGAAGGATCTGAGGTGCTCGTGCTGCGACGTCGTCCTTGAGAGCGGGTTCTACTCGCCTTACCTCCTCGGTAGACCTTCCGTGGGCAACGTGGAGTATGACCAGAAGGGGAACTTGGTGAATGAGTTCGTTGTGGGCGATCGCAAAGTTCTTAGGGAAGATGATGCCTTGTGCCAAGAAAAGGTGGAGAGCGGGGAGTTGGTATCTGAAGATCAAGCTGATGGACgccatgaggaggaggaggaaattgAAGAAAAGTTTGGTGGTATGGAAGCGATAGGCACTATCATTTCGGAGAGAGAGGTGGAAGAAATAGAAACCCTCATCGAATTCTCTGATGCCGGCCGATTGATGGAAGATGCTTCTTTGGAACTCCTCATTCGGTATCCAGAGAACATACACGGTGAGGACAGGTTGTTTCCAGTGGAGCTGATTGACTCAGCGACCATGACAAATAGACATGTTGCATATGCGTCTGGCAAACAAGATCAGGGAGAGCTTGGGCATGCTGGTGACGCTATCAAAGTTCTTGATACCGGAAGCATCGGAGAGGAGAGAGAAGCAGTAGCTTTTCTTGGAGGAGGGACTGATGTTTTCAAAGTGAATTCTTCTGGATATGGTGAAATGCAGCAAGACGATATGCCGTTTGATATCGGGAGCATTgcagaggaggagaaagaattgcttTCTGCTACAGAGATGGCTGATATTGTTGAAGTGAATTCTTTAAGGAATGATGGAGTGGAACAAGGAGTGATGGTTCTTGATGTTGGATGCATCATAGAGGAGACAACATTGGCATCTGCTGTAGGGAGTGCTGATGTCACAAAAAAGAATTCTTCTGAGGATGTTTCAGCGGAACATCAAGTTGTTGGTCTTGAATATACAATATGCATGTCAGAGGAGGAAAAGACATTGGTTTCTGCTGGAGAGAGGGCTGATTCTGAGATGGAAGGAGGCCAACAGCATGCTGTGACTCTTGATAAAAGAAGCATATCAGATGAGGAAATAACATTGACTCCTTTCGAAGAGAGTGATGATACCATTGAAGAGAATTTTTCTGATGTTGATAGAGCCCAACAGAATTCCATGACTCTTGATTTAGGAATCATTTCAGCGGAGGAAAAGGTTTCTTCTTTGCATATATTGGAAGGGGATGACATCCTCGAACAGAATTCTGTAGTTCTTTCTGCTTCAGAGCCTACTGGTGAATGCTTATCTGATCATCAAGTTGTTGATTCTCTAGCAACACCAATCATAACACTTAAGGATGCTGTTGTTATTCAAGTGGAATCATTAATGGGCGAGGAAGATCTTCCTAGAACACATG CTtatgaagaagaaaataaattgaTCGATGTGGAGACCAATTGTGAAATATCTATAGGGAGTGAGATATGTGACCAGGAATACATGGATCATGCACATCTTCATGAGCCAATTCTAATGTCAGAAAACACACAGGATCAACAAACAGAGAGCTATAATGAGATGACTGCTACAGACAAAG TCACTGAAACTGAAGCAATTATGATTACAGTGGAGAACCCAGATCATGTAGATGTAGTTGTATCCCAAGAAAATAATGAGATTGAAGAGGAGAGGGCACCTGAAACACCAACTTCGGTTGATGGCATTCATGGTTTACATAAGCGGTTCTTATTCGGAAGGAGAGAATCAGGAACAGAGTCTCTTGATGGAAGTGTTGCTAGTGAGTTTGAAGGGTGTGAGACATTGGCTGTAGATCAGCTCAAAGCTGCTCTGAAAGCAGAACGGAAGGCCCTGAGTGCATTATATGCTGAGCTCGAGGAAGAGAGAAGTGCCGCTGCCATTGCTGCTAACCAAACAATGGCAATGATTACCAGGCTTCAAGAAGAGAAAGCTGCGATGCAGATGGAAGCATTGCAGTATCAGCGGATGATGGACGAACAGTCAGAGTATGACCAGGAAGCCTTAGAACTCCTGAATGAACTGATGATaaaaagggagagggagaaaCAAGACTTGGAGAAGGAGCTCGAAGTTTATCGAAATAAGGTTCTACATTATGAGGCCATGGAGAGGAGACGAATGACAAAGCATAAGATCAATGGTAAGGCCAGAACATCTGCTTCATCAAGTGCTGAAGACAGTGATGACCTCTCCTTTGAGTTCCAGGAAGGAGATGAGCATACCTACAGTCCTGATGAAAGCAATCAAAATACTCCATCTGATGCTGTGTTAATTTCAGGGACAGATCAAGGCACTGAAAGGCATCTGATCACACTTGAGGAATCATTGGCTGATTTTGAGGAAGAGAGGCGATCCATACTCGAGCAACTGAGGGCATTGGAAAGTAAACTTTTTACATTGGATGGTGAGGACTCTCATGATTCAAAAGTCATAGACCATGTTTCAGATCAAAATGGCCATGTTTCAAATGGACATCGTGAACCTCCAGGTGATGATTTACATGATTATGCGAACGGTTTCTCAGATGAACTAGAAACTAACAGGAAGCAACCTAGTGAAAGAAGAAACATGGGCTTTAAAGGAAAGCGGCTTCTTCCTCTCTTCGATGCCATTAGTAATGAAAATGAAGATGATATATGCACCGAGGAAGGAGCAGCAGATGCTTCTCCTGAAACAATCTCAAATATTGCAGAAGAGCAGAAAAAGCTTGCAATTGAAGAGGAGGTTTATAACATCAATGAGAGGCTACATGCTCTTGAGGCTGATAGAGAGTTTCTTAAGAATTGCATTGGTTCCTTGAAGAAAGGTGACAAGGGAATACATCTTCTTCAGGAGATTTTAGAACATCTTCGTGATCTGAGGGATGTGGAACTTCGAGCCATGAACTCCTATGATGCTTTGGCTTCATTATCTGCCTAG
- the LOC135614991 gene encoding myosin-binding protein 3-like isoform X3: MAANKFATVLHRNSHRMALILAYAILEWALIILLLLNGFFAYLIARFADYFGLKPPCIFCSRVDHLFQSDEGRRRCALRDLICDEHAAEVAKLGYCGHHRRLAEAGEMCEDCSSSSRPVEVAVLSWMKRIEEGEKDLRCSCCDVVLESGFYSPYLLGRPSVGNVEYDQKGNLVNEFVVGDRKVLREDDALCQEKVESGELVSEDQADGRHEEEEEIEEKFGGMEAIGTIISEREVEEIETLIEFSDAGRLMEDASLELLIRYPENIHGEDRLFPVELIDSATMTNRHVAYASGKQDQGELGHAGDAIKVLDTGSIGEEREAVAFLGGGTDVFKVNSSGYGEMQQDDMPFDIGSIAEEEKELLSATEMADIVEVNSLRNDGVEQGVMVLDVGCIIEETTLASAVGSADVTKKNSSEDVSAEHQVVGLEYTICMSEEEKTLVSAGERADSEMEGGQQHAVTLDKRSISDEEITLTPFEESDDTIEENFSDVDRAQQNSMTLDLGIISAEEKVSSLHILEGDDILEQNSVVLSASEPTGECLSDHQVVDSLATPIITLKDAVVIQVESLMGEEDLPRTHAYEEENKLIDVETNCEISIGSEICDQEYMDHAHLHEPILMSENTQDQQTESYNEMTATDKVENPDHVDVVVSQENNEIEEERAPETPTSVDGIHGLHKRFLFGRRESGTESLDGSVASEFEGCETLAVDQLKAALKAERKALSALYAELEEERSAAAIAANQTMAMITRLQEEKAAMQMEALQYQRMMDEQSEYDQEALELLNELMIKREREKQDLEKELEVYRNKVLHYEAMERRRMTKHKINGKARTSASSSAEDSDDLSFEFQEGDEHTYSPDESNQNTPSDAVLISGTDQGTERHLITLEESLADFEEERRSILEQLRALESKLFTLDGEDSHDSKVIDHVSDQNGHVSNGHREPPGDDLHDYANGFSDELETNRKQPSERRNMGFKGKRLLPLFDAISNENEDDICTEEGAADASPETISNIAEEQKKLAIEEEVYNINERLHALEADREFLKNCIGSLKKGDKGIHLLQEILEHLRDLRDVELRAMNSYDALASLSA; the protein is encoded by the exons ATGGCGGCCAACAAATTCGCGACTGTATTGCACCGGAACAGCCACCGGATGGCGTTGATACTGGCATACGCGATCCTGGAATGGGCCCTCATCATCCTCCTCCTGCTCAACGGATTCTTCGCCTACCTTATCGCCCGGTTCGCCGACTACTTCGGCCTCAAGCCCCCCTGCATCTTCTGTTCGCGGGTGGACCACCTCTTCCAGTCCGATGAGGGCCGGCGGCGGTGCGCCCTCCGTGACCTCATCTGCGACGAGCACGCCGCTGAGGTCGCCAAGTTGGGTTACTGCGGCCACCACCGGCGGCTGGCGGAGGCCGGGGAGATGTGCGAGGACTGCTCCTCCTCGTCCCGACCCGTTGAGGTCGCCGTCCTTTCATGGATGAAGCGGATTGAGGAGGGGGAGAAGGATCTGAGGTGCTCGTGCTGCGACGTCGTCCTTGAGAGCGGGTTCTACTCGCCTTACCTCCTCGGTAGACCTTCCGTGGGCAACGTGGAGTATGACCAGAAGGGGAACTTGGTGAATGAGTTCGTTGTGGGCGATCGCAAAGTTCTTAGGGAAGATGATGCCTTGTGCCAAGAAAAGGTGGAGAGCGGGGAGTTGGTATCTGAAGATCAAGCTGATGGACgccatgaggaggaggaggaaattgAAGAAAAGTTTGGTGGTATGGAAGCGATAGGCACTATCATTTCGGAGAGAGAGGTGGAAGAAATAGAAACCCTCATCGAATTCTCTGATGCCGGCCGATTGATGGAAGATGCTTCTTTGGAACTCCTCATTCGGTATCCAGAGAACATACACGGTGAGGACAGGTTGTTTCCAGTGGAGCTGATTGACTCAGCGACCATGACAAATAGACATGTTGCATATGCGTCTGGCAAACAAGATCAGGGAGAGCTTGGGCATGCTGGTGACGCTATCAAAGTTCTTGATACCGGAAGCATCGGAGAGGAGAGAGAAGCAGTAGCTTTTCTTGGAGGAGGGACTGATGTTTTCAAAGTGAATTCTTCTGGATATGGTGAAATGCAGCAAGACGATATGCCGTTTGATATCGGGAGCATTgcagaggaggagaaagaattgcttTCTGCTACAGAGATGGCTGATATTGTTGAAGTGAATTCTTTAAGGAATGATGGAGTGGAACAAGGAGTGATGGTTCTTGATGTTGGATGCATCATAGAGGAGACAACATTGGCATCTGCTGTAGGGAGTGCTGATGTCACAAAAAAGAATTCTTCTGAGGATGTTTCAGCGGAACATCAAGTTGTTGGTCTTGAATATACAATATGCATGTCAGAGGAGGAAAAGACATTGGTTTCTGCTGGAGAGAGGGCTGATTCTGAGATGGAAGGAGGCCAACAGCATGCTGTGACTCTTGATAAAAGAAGCATATCAGATGAGGAAATAACATTGACTCCTTTCGAAGAGAGTGATGATACCATTGAAGAGAATTTTTCTGATGTTGATAGAGCCCAACAGAATTCCATGACTCTTGATTTAGGAATCATTTCAGCGGAGGAAAAGGTTTCTTCTTTGCATATATTGGAAGGGGATGACATCCTCGAACAGAATTCTGTAGTTCTTTCTGCTTCAGAGCCTACTGGTGAATGCTTATCTGATCATCAAGTTGTTGATTCTCTAGCAACACCAATCATAACACTTAAGGATGCTGTTGTTATTCAAGTGGAATCATTAATGGGCGAGGAAGATCTTCCTAGAACACATG CTtatgaagaagaaaataaattgaTCGATGTGGAGACCAATTGTGAAATATCTATAGGGAGTGAGATATGTGACCAGGAATACATGGATCATGCACATCTTCATGAGCCAATTCTAATGTCAGAAAACACACAGGATCAACAAACAGAGAGCTATAATGAGATGACTGCTACAGACAAAG TGGAGAACCCAGATCATGTAGATGTAGTTGTATCCCAAGAAAATAATGAGATTGAAGAGGAGAGGGCACCTGAAACACCAACTTCGGTTGATGGCATTCATGGTTTACATAAGCGGTTCTTATTCGGAAGGAGAGAATCAGGAACAGAGTCTCTTGATGGAAGTGTTGCTAGTGAGTTTGAAGGGTGTGAGACATTGGCTGTAGATCAGCTCAAAGCTGCTCTGAAAGCAGAACGGAAGGCCCTGAGTGCATTATATGCTGAGCTCGAGGAAGAGAGAAGTGCCGCTGCCATTGCTGCTAACCAAACAATGGCAATGATTACCAGGCTTCAAGAAGAGAAAGCTGCGATGCAGATGGAAGCATTGCAGTATCAGCGGATGATGGACGAACAGTCAGAGTATGACCAGGAAGCCTTAGAACTCCTGAATGAACTGATGATaaaaagggagagggagaaaCAAGACTTGGAGAAGGAGCTCGAAGTTTATCGAAATAAGGTTCTACATTATGAGGCCATGGAGAGGAGACGAATGACAAAGCATAAGATCAATGGTAAGGCCAGAACATCTGCTTCATCAAGTGCTGAAGACAGTGATGACCTCTCCTTTGAGTTCCAGGAAGGAGATGAGCATACCTACAGTCCTGATGAAAGCAATCAAAATACTCCATCTGATGCTGTGTTAATTTCAGGGACAGATCAAGGCACTGAAAGGCATCTGATCACACTTGAGGAATCATTGGCTGATTTTGAGGAAGAGAGGCGATCCATACTCGAGCAACTGAGGGCATTGGAAAGTAAACTTTTTACATTGGATGGTGAGGACTCTCATGATTCAAAAGTCATAGACCATGTTTCAGATCAAAATGGCCATGTTTCAAATGGACATCGTGAACCTCCAGGTGATGATTTACATGATTATGCGAACGGTTTCTCAGATGAACTAGAAACTAACAGGAAGCAACCTAGTGAAAGAAGAAACATGGGCTTTAAAGGAAAGCGGCTTCTTCCTCTCTTCGATGCCATTAGTAATGAAAATGAAGATGATATATGCACCGAGGAAGGAGCAGCAGATGCTTCTCCTGAAACAATCTCAAATATTGCAGAAGAGCAGAAAAAGCTTGCAATTGAAGAGGAGGTTTATAACATCAATGAGAGGCTACATGCTCTTGAGGCTGATAGAGAGTTTCTTAAGAATTGCATTGGTTCCTTGAAGAAAGGTGACAAGGGAATACATCTTCTTCAGGAGATTTTAGAACATCTTCGTGATCTGAGGGATGTGGAACTTCGAGCCATGAACTCCTATGATGCTTTGGCTTCATTATCTGCCTAG
- the LOC135614991 gene encoding myosin-binding protein 3-like isoform X1, whose translation MAANKFATVLHRNSHRMALILAYAILEWALIILLLLNGFFAYLIARFADYFGLKPPCIFCSRVDHLFQSDEGRRRCALRDLICDEHAAEVAKLGYCGHHRRLAEAGEMCEDCSSSSRPVEVAVLSWMKRIEEGEKDLRCSCCDVVLESGFYSPYLLGRPSVGNVEYDQKGNLVNEFVVGDRKVLREDDALCQEKVESGELVSEDQADGRHEEEEEIEEKFGGMEAIGTIISEREVEEIETLIEFSDAGRLMEDASLELLIRYPENIHGEDRLFPVELIDSATMTNRHVAYASGKQDQGELGHAGDAIKVLDTGSIGEEREAVAFLGGGTDVFKVNSSGYGEMQQDDMPFDIGSIAEEEKELLSATEMADIVEVNSLRNDGVEQGVMVLDVGCIIEETTLASAVGSADVTKKNSSEDVSAEHQVVGLEYTICMSEEEKTLVSAGERADSEMEGGQQHAVTLDKRSISDEEITLTPFEESDDTIEENFSDVDRAQQNSMTLDLGIISAEEKVSSLHILEGDDILEQNSVVLSASEPTGECLSDHQVVDSLATPIITLKDAVVIQVESLMGEEDLPRTHAYEEENKLIDVETNCEISIGSEICDQEYMDHAHLHEPILMSENTQDQQTESYNEMTATDKEISVTETEAIMITVENPDHVDVVVSQENNEIEEERAPETPTSVDGIHGLHKRFLFGRRESGTESLDGSVASEFEGCETLAVDQLKAALKAERKALSALYAELEEERSAAAIAANQTMAMITRLQEEKAAMQMEALQYQRMMDEQSEYDQEALELLNELMIKREREKQDLEKELEVYRNKVLHYEAMERRRMTKHKINGKARTSASSSAEDSDDLSFEFQEGDEHTYSPDESNQNTPSDAVLISGTDQGTERHLITLEESLADFEEERRSILEQLRALESKLFTLDGEDSHDSKVIDHVSDQNGHVSNGHREPPGDDLHDYANGFSDELETNRKQPSERRNMGFKGKRLLPLFDAISNENEDDICTEEGAADASPETISNIAEEQKKLAIEEEVYNINERLHALEADREFLKNCIGSLKKGDKGIHLLQEILEHLRDLRDVELRAMNSYDALASLSA comes from the exons ATGGCGGCCAACAAATTCGCGACTGTATTGCACCGGAACAGCCACCGGATGGCGTTGATACTGGCATACGCGATCCTGGAATGGGCCCTCATCATCCTCCTCCTGCTCAACGGATTCTTCGCCTACCTTATCGCCCGGTTCGCCGACTACTTCGGCCTCAAGCCCCCCTGCATCTTCTGTTCGCGGGTGGACCACCTCTTCCAGTCCGATGAGGGCCGGCGGCGGTGCGCCCTCCGTGACCTCATCTGCGACGAGCACGCCGCTGAGGTCGCCAAGTTGGGTTACTGCGGCCACCACCGGCGGCTGGCGGAGGCCGGGGAGATGTGCGAGGACTGCTCCTCCTCGTCCCGACCCGTTGAGGTCGCCGTCCTTTCATGGATGAAGCGGATTGAGGAGGGGGAGAAGGATCTGAGGTGCTCGTGCTGCGACGTCGTCCTTGAGAGCGGGTTCTACTCGCCTTACCTCCTCGGTAGACCTTCCGTGGGCAACGTGGAGTATGACCAGAAGGGGAACTTGGTGAATGAGTTCGTTGTGGGCGATCGCAAAGTTCTTAGGGAAGATGATGCCTTGTGCCAAGAAAAGGTGGAGAGCGGGGAGTTGGTATCTGAAGATCAAGCTGATGGACgccatgaggaggaggaggaaattgAAGAAAAGTTTGGTGGTATGGAAGCGATAGGCACTATCATTTCGGAGAGAGAGGTGGAAGAAATAGAAACCCTCATCGAATTCTCTGATGCCGGCCGATTGATGGAAGATGCTTCTTTGGAACTCCTCATTCGGTATCCAGAGAACATACACGGTGAGGACAGGTTGTTTCCAGTGGAGCTGATTGACTCAGCGACCATGACAAATAGACATGTTGCATATGCGTCTGGCAAACAAGATCAGGGAGAGCTTGGGCATGCTGGTGACGCTATCAAAGTTCTTGATACCGGAAGCATCGGAGAGGAGAGAGAAGCAGTAGCTTTTCTTGGAGGAGGGACTGATGTTTTCAAAGTGAATTCTTCTGGATATGGTGAAATGCAGCAAGACGATATGCCGTTTGATATCGGGAGCATTgcagaggaggagaaagaattgcttTCTGCTACAGAGATGGCTGATATTGTTGAAGTGAATTCTTTAAGGAATGATGGAGTGGAACAAGGAGTGATGGTTCTTGATGTTGGATGCATCATAGAGGAGACAACATTGGCATCTGCTGTAGGGAGTGCTGATGTCACAAAAAAGAATTCTTCTGAGGATGTTTCAGCGGAACATCAAGTTGTTGGTCTTGAATATACAATATGCATGTCAGAGGAGGAAAAGACATTGGTTTCTGCTGGAGAGAGGGCTGATTCTGAGATGGAAGGAGGCCAACAGCATGCTGTGACTCTTGATAAAAGAAGCATATCAGATGAGGAAATAACATTGACTCCTTTCGAAGAGAGTGATGATACCATTGAAGAGAATTTTTCTGATGTTGATAGAGCCCAACAGAATTCCATGACTCTTGATTTAGGAATCATTTCAGCGGAGGAAAAGGTTTCTTCTTTGCATATATTGGAAGGGGATGACATCCTCGAACAGAATTCTGTAGTTCTTTCTGCTTCAGAGCCTACTGGTGAATGCTTATCTGATCATCAAGTTGTTGATTCTCTAGCAACACCAATCATAACACTTAAGGATGCTGTTGTTATTCAAGTGGAATCATTAATGGGCGAGGAAGATCTTCCTAGAACACATG CTtatgaagaagaaaataaattgaTCGATGTGGAGACCAATTGTGAAATATCTATAGGGAGTGAGATATGTGACCAGGAATACATGGATCATGCACATCTTCATGAGCCAATTCTAATGTCAGAAAACACACAGGATCAACAAACAGAGAGCTATAATGAGATGACTGCTACAGACAAAG AAATATCAGTCACTGAAACTGAAGCAATTATGATTACAGTGGAGAACCCAGATCATGTAGATGTAGTTGTATCCCAAGAAAATAATGAGATTGAAGAGGAGAGGGCACCTGAAACACCAACTTCGGTTGATGGCATTCATGGTTTACATAAGCGGTTCTTATTCGGAAGGAGAGAATCAGGAACAGAGTCTCTTGATGGAAGTGTTGCTAGTGAGTTTGAAGGGTGTGAGACATTGGCTGTAGATCAGCTCAAAGCTGCTCTGAAAGCAGAACGGAAGGCCCTGAGTGCATTATATGCTGAGCTCGAGGAAGAGAGAAGTGCCGCTGCCATTGCTGCTAACCAAACAATGGCAATGATTACCAGGCTTCAAGAAGAGAAAGCTGCGATGCAGATGGAAGCATTGCAGTATCAGCGGATGATGGACGAACAGTCAGAGTATGACCAGGAAGCCTTAGAACTCCTGAATGAACTGATGATaaaaagggagagggagaaaCAAGACTTGGAGAAGGAGCTCGAAGTTTATCGAAATAAGGTTCTACATTATGAGGCCATGGAGAGGAGACGAATGACAAAGCATAAGATCAATGGTAAGGCCAGAACATCTGCTTCATCAAGTGCTGAAGACAGTGATGACCTCTCCTTTGAGTTCCAGGAAGGAGATGAGCATACCTACAGTCCTGATGAAAGCAATCAAAATACTCCATCTGATGCTGTGTTAATTTCAGGGACAGATCAAGGCACTGAAAGGCATCTGATCACACTTGAGGAATCATTGGCTGATTTTGAGGAAGAGAGGCGATCCATACTCGAGCAACTGAGGGCATTGGAAAGTAAACTTTTTACATTGGATGGTGAGGACTCTCATGATTCAAAAGTCATAGACCATGTTTCAGATCAAAATGGCCATGTTTCAAATGGACATCGTGAACCTCCAGGTGATGATTTACATGATTATGCGAACGGTTTCTCAGATGAACTAGAAACTAACAGGAAGCAACCTAGTGAAAGAAGAAACATGGGCTTTAAAGGAAAGCGGCTTCTTCCTCTCTTCGATGCCATTAGTAATGAAAATGAAGATGATATATGCACCGAGGAAGGAGCAGCAGATGCTTCTCCTGAAACAATCTCAAATATTGCAGAAGAGCAGAAAAAGCTTGCAATTGAAGAGGAGGTTTATAACATCAATGAGAGGCTACATGCTCTTGAGGCTGATAGAGAGTTTCTTAAGAATTGCATTGGTTCCTTGAAGAAAGGTGACAAGGGAATACATCTTCTTCAGGAGATTTTAGAACATCTTCGTGATCTGAGGGATGTGGAACTTCGAGCCATGAACTCCTATGATGCTTTGGCTTCATTATCTGCCTAG